The following coding sequences lie in one Halorarum halophilum genomic window:
- the dgoD gene encoding galactonate dehydratase — MRIVDYDLYAVPPRWLFLRIETDDGTVGWGEPVVEGRARTVKEAVSELMDDYLLGEDPLPVADHWERLYRGGFYRGGPVLMSAIAGIDQALWDIKGKHLGAPVHQLLGGPVRDRVRVYQWVGGDRPEGVAEAAREKVDAGFTALKMNGTPELERVESPAAIEQAAERLRTVREAVGPEVDIGVDFHGRATKTAAKQLVAALEPYEPFFVEEPVLPEHDDALADIAASTSIPIATGERMFHRTDFKRILEENAVDVIQPDLSHAGGITEVQRIAAMAGAYDVSVAPHCPLGPVALASCLQLDAVAPNALIQEQSLDIHYNETSNVLDYLADPSVFEYEDGYVPIPDGPGLGIEVDRDVLEERDGHDDWHNPVWRRPDGSVTEW, encoded by the coding sequence ATGCGAATCGTCGACTACGACCTGTACGCGGTGCCGCCGCGCTGGCTGTTCCTCCGCATCGAGACCGACGACGGCACGGTCGGCTGGGGCGAACCCGTCGTCGAGGGGCGGGCCCGGACCGTGAAGGAGGCGGTCTCAGAGCTGATGGACGACTACCTGCTCGGCGAGGACCCCCTCCCCGTCGCGGACCACTGGGAACGGCTCTACCGCGGCGGGTTCTACCGCGGCGGCCCGGTGCTCATGTCCGCCATCGCCGGCATCGACCAGGCGCTGTGGGACATCAAGGGCAAGCACCTCGGCGCGCCCGTCCACCAGCTCCTCGGCGGGCCGGTCCGCGACAGGGTCCGGGTGTACCAGTGGGTCGGCGGCGACAGGCCAGAGGGCGTCGCCGAGGCGGCCCGCGAGAAGGTCGACGCCGGCTTCACCGCCCTGAAGATGAACGGGACGCCGGAACTGGAGCGCGTCGAGTCCCCAGCGGCGATCGAACAGGCCGCCGAGCGCCTCCGGACGGTCCGCGAGGCGGTCGGTCCCGAGGTCGACATCGGCGTCGACTTCCACGGCCGGGCGACCAAGACGGCCGCGAAGCAACTGGTCGCCGCCCTCGAACCGTACGAGCCGTTCTTCGTCGAGGAGCCGGTCCTCCCGGAGCACGACGACGCGCTCGCGGACATCGCCGCGTCGACCTCCATCCCGATCGCCACCGGCGAGCGGATGTTCCACCGGACGGACTTCAAGCGGATCCTCGAGGAGAACGCCGTGGACGTCATCCAGCCGGACCTCTCGCACGCCGGCGGCATCACCGAGGTCCAGCGCATCGCCGCGATGGCGGGCGCCTACGACGTGTCGGTCGCACCCCACTGCCCGCTCGGGCCGGTCGCGCTCGCCTCCTGCCTCCAGCTCGACGCCGTCGCGCCGAACGCCCTGATCCAGGAGCAGAGCCTCGACATCCACTACAACGAGACGAGCAACGTGCTCGATTACCTGGCGGACCCCTCCGTGTTCGAGTACGAGGACGGCTACGTTCCGATTCCCGACGGCCCGGGGCTGGGCATCGAGGTGGACCGGGACGTGCTGGAGGAGCGCGACGGCCACGACGACTGGCACAACCCTGTGTGGCGCCGTCCCGATGGGTCCGTGACGGAGTGGTGA
- a CDS encoding 3-hydroxyacyl-CoA dehydrogenase/enoyl-CoA hydratase family protein, with the protein MDASDVETVTVLGAGNMGHGIAEVAALAGYEVRMRDINEEFVGNGYDQIEWSLGKLAEKDQISQGDADAALDRVTPLVDVEEAVAGTDLVIEAVPEKMDIKKDVYADVEEYAPADAVFASNTSSLSITELSEVTDRPERFCGMHFFNPPVRMQLVEVISGTHTADGTLELVEDVAEQMGKTPVRVRKDSPGFIVNRVLVPLMNEAAWIVHEGDATVAEVDSTTKFDIGLPMGSFELADQVGVDVGYHVLEYMHEVLGPAYEPCPLLAEKVENEKLGKKTGEGFYDYEDGGADIPSDAGREDVRDRLLAVMANEVAGLVGNDVADADAIDRAVMLGAGFPDGPAKMADAGGLDTLVESLDDLHEETGAERYEVVPLLRELAESGEGFHEANGDDGEGAPEFDAIRLERDGNVGRIVLDRPHRMNTVSAEMLDELSTAIDLLDADDEVRAVLVTGEGDRAFSAGADVQSMAAGGADPLGAVELSRKGQTTFGKFEEADVPVVAGIDGYCLGGGMEFATCADLRVASERSELGQPEHNLGLLPGWGGTQRLRHIVGEGRAKEIIFTAERYDAETMADYGFLNEVVPNEQLEERALELARNLAAGPPVAQRYTKRAMLRGREDTDAGLEIEAQAFGHLMATDDLMEGVTAFMSDDEPEFEGK; encoded by the coding sequence ATGGACGCATCAGACGTGGAGACGGTGACCGTCCTCGGCGCCGGGAACATGGGTCACGGCATCGCCGAGGTGGCCGCGCTCGCCGGCTACGAGGTACGGATGCGCGACATCAACGAGGAGTTCGTCGGGAACGGCTACGACCAGATCGAGTGGTCCCTGGGGAAGCTCGCGGAGAAGGACCAGATCTCGCAGGGCGACGCGGACGCGGCGCTCGACCGCGTCACGCCCCTCGTCGACGTGGAGGAGGCCGTCGCCGGCACCGACCTCGTCATCGAGGCGGTGCCCGAGAAGATGGACATCAAGAAGGACGTGTACGCGGACGTCGAGGAATACGCCCCCGCGGACGCCGTCTTCGCCTCGAACACCTCCAGCCTCTCCATCACGGAGCTCTCGGAGGTGACCGATCGCCCCGAGCGGTTCTGCGGGATGCACTTCTTCAACCCGCCGGTGCGCATGCAGCTCGTCGAGGTCATCTCCGGGACCCACACCGCCGACGGCACCCTCGAACTCGTCGAGGACGTGGCGGAACAGATGGGCAAGACGCCCGTCCGCGTCCGGAAGGACTCGCCGGGGTTCATCGTGAATCGCGTGCTCGTCCCGCTGATGAACGAGGCGGCGTGGATCGTCCACGAGGGCGACGCGACGGTCGCGGAGGTCGACTCCACGACGAAGTTCGACATCGGCCTCCCGATGGGGAGCTTCGAGCTGGCCGACCAGGTCGGCGTCGACGTGGGCTACCACGTGCTGGAGTACATGCACGAGGTGCTCGGCCCGGCCTACGAGCCGTGCCCCCTGCTCGCCGAGAAGGTCGAGAACGAGAAGCTCGGCAAGAAGACCGGCGAGGGGTTCTACGACTACGAGGACGGCGGCGCCGACATCCCCTCCGACGCGGGCCGCGAGGACGTTCGCGACCGACTGCTCGCGGTGATGGCCAACGAGGTCGCCGGGCTCGTCGGCAACGACGTGGCCGACGCGGACGCCATCGACCGCGCCGTCATGCTCGGCGCCGGCTTCCCTGACGGCCCGGCGAAGATGGCCGACGCCGGCGGGCTCGACACCCTCGTCGAGTCGCTCGACGACCTGCACGAGGAGACCGGCGCGGAGCGGTACGAGGTCGTCCCGCTCCTCCGCGAACTCGCCGAGTCGGGCGAGGGGTTCCACGAAGCGAACGGCGACGACGGGGAGGGAGCCCCGGAGTTCGACGCCATCCGGCTGGAGCGCGACGGGAACGTCGGCCGCATCGTCCTCGACCGTCCCCATCGGATGAACACCGTCTCCGCCGAGATGCTCGACGAGCTCTCGACGGCGATCGACCTGCTCGACGCCGACGACGAGGTGCGCGCCGTGCTCGTCACGGGCGAGGGCGACCGCGCCTTCTCGGCCGGCGCCGACGTCCAGAGCATGGCCGCCGGCGGCGCGGACCCGCTCGGCGCGGTCGAGCTCTCGCGGAAGGGCCAGACGACCTTCGGGAAGTTCGAGGAGGCCGACGTGCCGGTCGTCGCCGGCATCGACGGCTACTGCCTCGGCGGTGGGATGGAGTTCGCGACCTGTGCGGACCTCCGGGTCGCCTCCGAGCGCTCGGAACTCGGCCAGCCGGAACACAATCTCGGGCTCCTCCCGGGCTGGGGCGGCACCCAGCGCCTGCGCCACATCGTCGGCGAGGGGCGGGCCAAGGAGATCATCTTCACCGCCGAGCGCTACGACGCCGAGACGATGGCGGACTACGGCTTCCTCAACGAGGTCGTCCCGAACGAGCAGCTCGAGGAGCGCGCCCTCGAACTCGCCCGCAACCTCGCGGCCGGCCCGCCGGTCGCCCAGCGCTACACGAAGCGCGCGATGCTCCGCGGTCGCGAGGACACCGACGCCGGCCTGGAGATCGAGGCGCAGGCGTTCGGCCACCTGATGGCGACCGACGACCTGATGGAGGGCGTGACGGCGTTCATGTCCGACGACGAGCCCGAGTTCGAGGGGAAGTAG
- a CDS encoding DNA-3-methyladenine glycosylase family protein yields MHEEAHSVLRQDPVMAGLIDRHDPYSEREWSEFERLCVSIINQQLSTASAAAVKGRVFDLLNNEVNPEMVLAAEEPALREAGLSRMKVEYLRNAANAFREGDFTREGLAAYSDDEVVDQLTEIKGVGDWTARMFLLFVLEREDILPLGDLAVRRGIEQLYGEGAEMTRAEMREVAEQWRPYRSVATRYIWAEYESE; encoded by the coding sequence ATGCACGAAGAAGCCCACTCCGTACTGCGACAGGACCCCGTGATGGCGGGACTCATCGACCGACACGACCCGTACTCCGAGCGTGAGTGGTCGGAGTTCGAGCGACTGTGCGTCTCCATCATCAACCAGCAGCTCTCGACGGCGAGCGCGGCCGCCGTCAAGGGACGGGTGTTCGACCTCCTGAACAACGAGGTCAACCCCGAGATGGTGCTGGCGGCCGAGGAACCGGCGCTCCGCGAGGCCGGCCTCTCCCGGATGAAGGTGGAGTACCTTCGGAACGCGGCGAACGCCTTCCGTGAGGGGGACTTCACCCGCGAGGGGCTGGCCGCCTACTCCGACGACGAGGTGGTCGACCAACTCACCGAAATCAAGGGCGTCGGCGACTGGACGGCCCGGATGTTCCTGCTGTTCGTCCTCGAGCGGGAGGACATCCTCCCGCTCGGCGACCTGGCCGTCCGGCGGGGCATCGAACAGCTGTACGGGGAGGGCGCGGAGATGACGCGGGCCGAGATGCGCGAGGTGGCCGAGCAGTGGCGACCCTACCGATCGGTGGCGACGCGGTACATCTGGGCCGAGTACGAGTCCGAGTAG
- a CDS encoding SDR family NAD(P)-dependent oxidoreductase gives MTSIDNSAIEAKRLPSRFRDRTAVVTGSTRGIGAEIARRLAAEGANVVVTGRSEESGRATVEDVEDVGGDAVFVRADLRDPDDIAALFEATSERYGGLDVLVNNAGVETTTAADEATMDDWESVLETDLRSYWLCAKHAREYVDEGAIVNVSSNHAHATTPGMFPYNAVKAGVDGMTRAMALDFGPNVRVNSVDPGLVAVDRTTGEMSVERREELASIHPTGRIGRPEDVAAAVAFLASDEAGFVTGANLTVDGGRTAVLQDDTLPDYRERRE, from the coding sequence ATGACCAGCATCGACAACTCAGCCATCGAGGCGAAGCGGCTCCCCTCCCGATTCCGCGACAGGACCGCCGTCGTCACCGGCTCGACCCGCGGCATCGGCGCCGAGATCGCGCGCCGACTCGCGGCGGAAGGGGCGAACGTCGTCGTCACCGGACGCTCCGAGGAGTCCGGACGCGCGACCGTCGAGGACGTCGAGGACGTCGGCGGGGACGCCGTCTTCGTCCGGGCGGACCTGCGCGATCCCGACGACATCGCGGCGCTGTTCGAGGCGACTTCCGAGCGCTATGGCGGGCTGGACGTCCTCGTGAACAACGCGGGCGTGGAGACGACCACTGCTGCCGACGAGGCGACCATGGACGACTGGGAGTCCGTCTTGGAGACCGACCTCCGCTCGTACTGGCTCTGTGCCAAACACGCCCGCGAGTACGTCGACGAGGGTGCGATCGTGAACGTGTCATCGAACCACGCCCACGCGACCACGCCGGGGATGTTTCCGTACAACGCCGTCAAGGCCGGCGTCGACGGGATGACGCGGGCGATGGCGCTCGACTTCGGGCCGAACGTGCGCGTGAACTCCGTCGACCCCGGCCTCGTCGCGGTCGACCGGACGACCGGGGAGATGTCCGTGGAGCGCCGCGAGGAGCTTGCGAGCATCCACCCGACGGGACGCATCGGCAGGCCCGAGGACGTCGCCGCCGCGGTCGCGTTCCTCGCGAGCGACGAGGCCGGGTTCGTCACCGGCGCGAACCTGACAGTCGACGGCGGGCGGACGGCGGTGCTGCAGGACGACACCCTGCCGGACTATCGGGAGCGTCGGGAATAG
- a CDS encoding YgaP family membrane protein — protein MIRNVGGLDRVVRGVLGSWLLVVAVAALLDGERTKAVTAALAGGGLLVNYLTCFCGGNALFGLDTTTTESAADRGSVD, from the coding sequence GTGATTCGGAACGTCGGCGGTCTGGACCGAGTGGTACGGGGCGTACTGGGTAGCTGGTTGCTCGTCGTCGCCGTCGCCGCGCTACTCGACGGCGAGCGGACCAAGGCTGTCACCGCGGCCCTCGCCGGGGGCGGATTGCTCGTCAACTACCTCACCTGCTTTTGCGGCGGGAACGCGCTCTTCGGGCTCGATACGACGACGACCGAGTCCGCCGCTGATCGAGGGAGTGTAGACTGA